A genome region from Primulina eburnea isolate SZY01 chromosome 9, ASM2296580v1, whole genome shotgun sequence includes the following:
- the LOC140841537 gene encoding RING-H2 finger protein ATL46-like encodes MEGLRVQKWSSGHAHLKISWIQRRVYKKDGILTYPSSSSLGAGGNFLKESSPPPSPSASKINPVVLFIIVILALLFFIAWLLRLLVRFLTKNQSSSDSDRNLEASTSDTLERQLQQLFHLHDSGLDQGFIDALPVFSYKEIVGPKEPFDCAVCLCEFLEMDQLRLLPMCSHAFHIKCIDTWLMSNSTCPLCRGTLFDPDFSVENPVFDFDDFREEDGCPGYRENAFPVIRKRVEIEEVAKEKGVFPVRLGKFKRIDDVDGEIGGETSSSKLDARRCYSMGSYQYLLGDVNLTVSLSQDRIVPHAKIGNRMDRTSDPSAEESTEGKKITIGTKTDSYSLSKIWLWSKKEKFGSSSDAHLDHPSSLNKDLPWIRRTEAV; translated from the coding sequence ATGGAGGGACTGCGAGTACAGAAATGGTCTTCTGGGCATGCCCATTTGAAAATTTCTTGGATTCAGCGTCGAGTTTATAAAAAAGATGGAATTTTGACATATCCATCTTCTTCTTCATTGGGTGCTGGCGGTAATTTCCTTAAAGAATCGAGTCCCCCTCCATCTCCATCTGCCTCTAAAATTAACCCTGTTGTTCTATTTATTATTGTCATTTTAGCACTTCTTTTCTTCATTGCCTGGCTTCTCCGCTTGCTTGTTAGATTTCTCACTAAGAACCAATCATCCTCTGATTCCGATAGAAACTTAGAGGCTTCAACATCCGATACCCTTGAGAGACAGCTGCAACAGCTCTTTCATTTGCATGATTCTGGTCTAGATCAAGGTTTTATCGATGCGCTGCCCGTGTTTTCGTATAAGGAGATTGTGGGTCCGAAGGAGCCGTTTGATTGTGCAGTTTGCCTGTGCGAATTCTTGGAGATGGACCAGTTAAGATTGCTTCCGATGTGTAGTCATGCCTTTCATATCAAATGCATTGATACTTGGCTGATGTCGAATTCGACATGTCCTCTTTGCAGGGGAACCCTTTTCGATCCCGATTTCTCCGTTGAAAACCCCGTGTTCGATTTTGATGATTTTAGGGAAGAAGATGGATGTCCCGGTTATAGAGAGAATGCATTCCCAGTTATCCGGAAGAGGGTGGAAATCGAGGAAGTTGCTAAAGAAAAGGGGGTTTTCCCTGTTAGGCTTGGTAAGTTTAAAAGAATTGACGATGTGGATGGGGAGATAGGAGGTGAAACAAGTAGTAGTAAATTGGATGCTAGAAGGTGTTACTCAATGGGTTCGTATCAATACCTGCTCGGTGATGTGAACCTTACGGTGTCGTTGAGCCAAGATCGGATCGTTCCTCACGCAAAGATAGGTAATCGAATGGATCGAACAAGTGATCCTTCAGCCGAGGAGAGTACAGAAGGGAAGAAAATAACAATAGGTACAAAGACTGATAGCTATTCTCTTTCCAAGATTTGGTTGTGGTCAAAGAAGGAGAAATTCGGAAGTTCTTCTGATGcccatttggatcatccatctTCTCTAAACAAGGACTTACCATGGATTCGTAGAACAGAAGCCGTTTGA